From a single Georhizobium profundi genomic region:
- a CDS encoding RNA-binding S4 domain-containing protein: protein MTEDRQRIDKWLFFARVVKSRTLAAKLAQNGRIRVNGDKIDQASHQVRLGDTLTITLDRTVRILKISAPGIRRGPAEEARTLYEDLTPVVEKSADSLPTALAPIREPGTGRPTKRERRKMDMWREGSGD from the coding sequence ATGACCGAAGACCGCCAGCGCATCGACAAGTGGTTGTTCTTCGCGCGTGTGGTCAAGTCACGGACGCTGGCAGCAAAGCTCGCCCAGAACGGACGCATCCGGGTCAATGGCGACAAGATCGACCAGGCAAGCCACCAGGTTCGTCTCGGTGATACGCTGACGATCACGCTGGACAGAACCGTGCGCATTCTGAAGATATCGGCGCCGGGCATTCGTCGCGGCCCGGCCGAGGAAGCGCGAACCCTCTACGAGGATCTTACGCCCGTCGTTGAAAAATCGGCCGACAGCCTGCCCACGGCCCTGGCGCCCATTCGGGAACCCGGAACGGGCCGTCCGACAAAGCGCGAGCGGCGCAAAATGGATATGTGGCGGGAAGGCTCGGGCGACTGA
- a CDS encoding VOC family protein: MLNEIRGLHHVTSMAADARENNRFFTDTLGLRRVKKTVNFDAPDVYHLYYGDEVGTPGSVMTYFPFPNIRRGRPGTGEVGKTVFAVPQGALPFWKERFQKMGVSGLKEEELFGEKRLHFAGPDGDGFALVETSDDDRQPWTGNGVGDDVAIRGFHSAAMRLRDDGATGELLKFMGYSEIEARDGVKRFAIDGGNGAHRIDIETMPNIAHADQGAGSVHHIAFAVDNRDSQLAVRKALMDTGYQVTPVIDRDYFWAIYFRTPGGVLFEVATNEPGFERDEDRAHLGEALKLPRQHAHLRPYLENTLQKIDGAAGAAA, encoded by the coding sequence ATGTTGAACGAGATCAGAGGCCTGCACCACGTCACGTCGATGGCTGCGGATGCACGCGAGAACAATCGCTTTTTCACCGACACGCTCGGCCTGCGCCGGGTGAAGAAAACCGTAAATTTCGACGCGCCCGATGTCTATCACCTGTATTATGGCGACGAAGTCGGCACGCCGGGTTCGGTCATGACCTATTTCCCGTTCCCGAACATCCGCCGCGGTCGCCCGGGCACGGGTGAAGTCGGAAAGACCGTCTTCGCCGTCCCGCAGGGTGCGCTGCCGTTCTGGAAAGAGCGTTTCCAGAAAATGGGCGTCAGTGGTCTAAAGGAAGAGGAACTCTTCGGCGAGAAGCGCCTGCATTTTGCCGGGCCCGATGGTGACGGTTTTGCGCTTGTTGAAACCAGCGACGACGACCGCCAGCCCTGGACCGGCAATGGCGTCGGTGACGATGTCGCGATCCGCGGGTTTCACTCTGCCGCCATGCGGCTGCGGGACGATGGCGCGACCGGCGAACTTCTGAAGTTCATGGGCTATAGCGAAATTGAAGCGCGCGACGGCGTTAAGCGGTTCGCGATCGACGGCGGCAACGGTGCACATCGCATCGACATCGAAACCATGCCGAACATCGCCCATGCGGACCAGGGTGCCGGCTCGGTGCACCATATCGCCTTCGCGGTCGACAATCGCGACAGCCAGCTGGCGGTGCGCAAGGCATTGATGGACACGGGATACCAGGTGACGCCGGTAATCGACCGGGATTATTTCTGGGCGATCTATTTCCGCACGCCTGGTGGAGTCCTCTTCGAAGTCGCCACCAACGAGCCGGGCTTCGAGCGCGACGAAGACCGGGCGCATCTCGGTGAAGCGCTCAAGCTGCCGCGCCAGCATGCGCATCTTCGCCCGTATCTCGAAAACACGCTGCAGAAGATCGACGGTGCAGCGGGAGCTGCTGCATGA
- a CDS encoding methyltransferase family protein, which yields MMNSQTLLDLASILLGLVVVGQFTWAMRFHFTTEKMPPAAKMISVISIAMIALFIYLLMTRVQPVGAHVAGLLMMIGASLLFVSAIRASKKARLWYVFEGRSPNTLVTDGPYRYLRHPFYVSYLVLWSGWALTTFSLVSILPVMIIALVYMRAAKGEEASIAASPLAHDYAAYKRRAGFFWPKFGSSS from the coding sequence ATGATGAACAGTCAGACCCTCCTAGATCTCGCCAGCATTCTTCTCGGCCTCGTCGTCGTCGGTCAGTTCACCTGGGCGATGCGGTTTCATTTCACCACCGAAAAGATGCCGCCTGCCGCGAAGATGATTTCCGTGATCAGCATCGCGATGATCGCCCTTTTCATCTATCTGCTGATGACGCGCGTGCAGCCGGTCGGAGCCCATGTGGCAGGACTTTTGATGATGATCGGGGCATCGTTGCTGTTCGTCAGTGCGATCCGGGCATCGAAAAAGGCGCGGCTCTGGTACGTCTTCGAAGGCCGCAGCCCAAATACGCTCGTCACCGATGGGCCCTACCGATATCTTCGTCACCCGTTCTACGTCTCCTATCTGGTTCTGTGGTCCGGCTGGGCACTGACCACGTTCTCTCTCGTCTCGATCCTTCCGGTCATGATCATCGCGCTCGTCTATATGCGGGCGGCGAAGGGCGAGGAGGCGTCCATTGCCGCCTCGCCGCTGGCGCATGACTACGCTGCCTACAAGCGGCGCGCGGGTTTCTTCTGGCCTAAATTCGGCAGCTCTTCCTGA
- a CDS encoding LysR family transcriptional regulator, producing the protein MMGHLERSRIFLEVAERSSFADASRALNLSRSVVTRQVAELEEELGVQLFVRTTRKVALTAPGAIYADRMRTAVRQIDQATDAVRDEQHTLRGTLKVSAPLSFGMRFLPDAIARFRILYPELTLAMDLTDRFVDILRDDYDMALRISGPPTDRSTIWRKICEVPRVLAASPDYVARRGSPAKPQELARHNCLAYSNSNDPQIWRLRNGDERADVSIASKLACNNGELLADLSIAGEGIVLLPRFIMEEALIDGRLVQVLPDWPPEMIWLTAFYPPYERLPAKVDAFTRFIEDAVAADQEELPNLGQKKPARRL; encoded by the coding sequence ATGATGGGACATCTCGAGCGCAGCCGTATCTTTCTTGAGGTCGCGGAACGGTCGAGCTTCGCCGATGCGTCGCGGGCGCTGAACCTGTCGCGTTCTGTGGTCACCAGGCAGGTGGCCGAACTGGAAGAAGAACTCGGCGTGCAACTGTTTGTGCGCACCACGCGCAAGGTGGCGCTGACCGCACCCGGCGCCATCTACGCAGACCGCATGCGCACGGCCGTTCGCCAGATCGACCAGGCGACGGACGCCGTGCGCGACGAACAGCATACGCTGCGCGGCACGCTGAAGGTCAGCGCCCCGCTATCCTTCGGCATGCGCTTCCTCCCGGATGCGATCGCGCGATTTCGCATCCTTTATCCGGAGCTGACGCTGGCCATGGACCTGACCGATCGCTTCGTCGACATCTTGCGGGACGACTACGACATGGCCCTCCGCATCTCGGGTCCGCCCACCGATCGCTCCACCATCTGGCGCAAGATCTGCGAGGTGCCCCGCGTGCTCGCAGCGTCACCGGATTACGTTGCCAGGCGTGGCAGCCCCGCCAAGCCGCAGGAACTGGCCCGGCACAATTGTCTCGCCTATTCGAACTCGAACGATCCGCAGATCTGGCGCCTGCGCAATGGCGACGAGAGAGCCGACGTGAGCATCGCCTCGAAGCTTGCCTGCAACAACGGAGAGCTTCTGGCGGATCTGTCAATCGCCGGCGAAGGCATCGTGCTGTTGCCGCGCTTCATCATGGAGGAGGCGCTCATTGATGGCCGCCTGGTGCAGGTGCTTCCCGATTGGCCGCCCGAGATGATCTGGCTGACGGCATTTTATCCGCCCTATGAGCGGCTACCGGCAAAGGTCGATGCCTTTACCCGCTTCATTGAGGACGCGGTTGCCGCCGATCAGGAAGAGCTGCCGAATTTAGGCCAGAAGAAACCCGCGCGCCGCTTGTAG
- a CDS encoding alpha/beta fold hydrolase: MAPIDRMITTSDAALRVRDTGGDGLPIVLLHGSGSSIDVFHRQFADPILSHYRLVAIELPGHGLSSDAATPDKTYTLKGLAGVVTETLTSIGVSRAVFFGWSLGGHVTLQIAATTSIPVALLLSGTPPVSLGPLGLLRGFQPSFDILLTSKRHFSERDVTRFAQLCFGDAFDPKFLTTIARTDGRLRVNFLRSLMHGHGADQRRLVETSSMPIALVNGVLDPFVRLSYLETIPFANLWRDRSHLIPATGHAAFWHAPQLFNPLLNAFARDAELVLRAERLNLRRA; encoded by the coding sequence ATGGCGCCAATCGATCGGATGATAACCACAAGCGATGCGGCGCTGCGGGTGCGCGACACCGGCGGCGACGGTTTGCCGATCGTTCTGCTTCACGGCTCCGGCAGCTCGATCGACGTCTTTCATCGTCAGTTCGCAGACCCGATCTTGAGCCACTACCGCTTGGTAGCGATCGAGCTTCCGGGCCATGGCCTCTCCTCGGACGCCGCAACACCGGACAAGACCTACACGTTGAAGGGTTTGGCCGGCGTCGTCACGGAAACCCTGACGTCGATCGGCGTCAGCAGAGCGGTCTTCTTCGGCTGGTCGCTTGGCGGCCATGTAACGCTGCAGATCGCAGCAACCACAAGCATCCCGGTCGCTCTCTTGCTATCGGGCACGCCTCCTGTCTCGCTCGGCCCGCTCGGACTGCTGCGCGGTTTTCAGCCGAGCTTCGACATCCTGCTCACCTCCAAGCGCCACTTCTCCGAACGCGACGTGACGCGGTTCGCGCAATTGTGTTTCGGCGATGCGTTCGACCCGAAATTCCTGACGACGATTGCGCGGACGGACGGACGCCTGCGCGTCAATTTCCTGCGCAGCCTCATGCATGGACACGGCGCCGATCAGAGACGACTGGTGGAAACGTCGTCGATGCCGATCGCGCTCGTCAACGGCGTCCTCGATCCATTTGTTCGCTTGAGCTATCTCGAAACGATCCCCTTCGCCAATCTGTGGCGTGATCGCTCCCACCTGATCCCCGCAACGGGTCATGCCGCATTCTGGCACGCGCCGCAGCTGTTCAATCCCCTTTTGAACGCCTTTGCCCGCGATGCCGAGCTCGTGCTCCGGGCAGAGCGCTTGAACCTGCGTCGCGCCTGA
- a CDS encoding glycosyltransferase family A protein translates to MSVAPDITAVLNAHREGLLAHASLTSMKRAIAAAAEADIRVELLCILDRGDDLTRAVIKGGLRQDDRLIEVAYGDLGRSRNTAVEEARGAHIAFLDADDFWATSWLVRAHAEATKRADPIVWHPEVCAFFDGTKHILHHVDMESPSYRPVVLMDQNYWTALSFARRSIYLDTPYPPSDIPGGVGFEDWAWNKMTICKGVLHKIVPNTGHVIRRRTFSLSHVTLASQAVPHSMGYLRHLVESRQRSAKSKQR, encoded by the coding sequence ATGTCGGTGGCGCCTGACATTACCGCAGTTCTCAATGCACATCGTGAAGGTTTGCTTGCCCATGCGTCGCTCACCAGCATGAAGCGGGCAATCGCCGCTGCAGCCGAAGCGGATATCCGTGTCGAACTCCTATGTATTCTCGATCGCGGCGATGATCTGACGCGCGCAGTCATCAAAGGCGGACTCAGGCAAGACGATCGCCTGATCGAGGTTGCCTATGGGGATCTCGGCCGATCGCGCAACACTGCCGTCGAAGAAGCGCGCGGCGCCCATATCGCGTTTCTGGATGCCGATGATTTCTGGGCAACGAGCTGGTTGGTGCGTGCTCATGCGGAAGCGACGAAGCGGGCCGACCCCATCGTGTGGCACCCGGAAGTCTGTGCGTTCTTCGATGGCACCAAGCACATCCTGCACCATGTGGACATGGAGTCACCGTCCTACAGGCCCGTGGTGCTGATGGATCAGAATTACTGGACGGCGCTCAGTTTTGCCCGACGCAGCATTTATCTGGACACGCCCTATCCGCCCTCGGATATTCCAGGGGGTGTCGGCTTCGAGGACTGGGCCTGGAACAAGATGACCATCTGCAAGGGCGTCCTGCACAAGATCGTGCCCAACACCGGTCACGTCATCCGGCGCCGGACCTTTTCGCTGTCGCATGTGACTTTGGCGTCGCAGGCGGTGCCGCATTCGATGGGCTATCTGCGCCATCTCGTGGAAAGCAGGCAGCGCTCGGCAAAGTCCAAGCAGCGGTGA
- a CDS encoding membrane lipoprotein lipid attachment site-containing protein, translating to MKKILSAILMTAALAACTPTQEGAVIGAVAGGAVGGAVGDTEGAIVGAALGGAAGALIGRASEQPGQCYYRDSYGRRYVAACPRGY from the coding sequence ATGAAAAAGATCCTGTCTGCAATCCTTATGACCGCCGCATTGGCCGCCTGCACCCCGACCCAGGAAGGTGCCGTGATCGGTGCCGTTGCCGGTGGCGCTGTCGGCGGGGCCGTTGGCGATACCGAAGGCGCGATCGTCGGCGCAGCGCTTGGTGGCGCAGCCGGCGCTTTGATCGGCCGCGCATCCGAACAGCCGGGCCAGTGCTACTATCGCGACAGCTACGGCCGCCGGTATGTGGCAGCCTGTCCGCGCGGTTACTGA
- a CDS encoding alpha/beta hydrolase, with protein MSLQSYQHRTRPGAPGAPILFAFHGTGGDENQFFDFAARLMPQATIVSPRGDVSEGGALRFFRRKAEGVYDMDDLAHRRDALAAFVAAHRDEAKAGAVYGLGYSNGANILAAMMLENGALFDGAVLMHPLIPWAPAANAALKDRDIVITAGRRDPICPPAETQALADYFSAQGAAVKLEWHEGGHDIRPNEVEAAQAFASRLGVSA; from the coding sequence ATGAGCCTGCAGTCCTACCAGCATCGCACCCGGCCTGGCGCGCCGGGTGCGCCGATCCTTTTTGCCTTTCACGGGACGGGCGGCGACGAGAACCAGTTTTTCGATTTTGCCGCCCGGCTGATGCCACAGGCAACGATCGTCTCGCCTCGTGGTGATGTGTCGGAGGGTGGCGCACTGCGCTTCTTCCGCCGCAAGGCCGAAGGTGTGTACGACATGGACGATCTGGCGCATCGGCGGGATGCTCTCGCTGCGTTCGTCGCTGCGCATCGCGATGAGGCCAAGGCGGGCGCCGTCTATGGCCTCGGCTACTCCAATGGTGCCAATATCCTGGCGGCCATGATGCTGGAGAACGGTGCGCTTTTCGACGGCGCCGTGCTCATGCATCCGCTGATCCCGTGGGCGCCGGCGGCCAATGCGGCCCTCAAGGACCGGGACATCGTGATTACGGCCGGCCGTCGCGATCCGATCTGCCCGCCGGCCGAGACGCAGGCGCTGGCCGATTACTTCTCGGCACAGGGCGCAGCGGTCAAGCTCGAATGGCACGAAGGCGGGCATGACATCCGTCCGAACGAAGTGGAAGCCGCTCAAGCCTTCGCGTCTCGTCTCGGGGTCAGTGCCTGA
- a CDS encoding DEAD/DEAH box helicase, with protein MPEKNQPPVFSGRGVTAVLGPTNTGKTHYAIERMIAHGSGVIGLPLRLLAREVYGRIAARVGEQHVSLITGEEKIVPPKARYSVCTVEAMPSRTSAAFVAIDEVQLAGDLERGHVFTDRILHLRGTDETLLLGANTVRGILEKLLPGLTVVERPRLSQLQYAGARKITRLPRRSAVVAFSADEVYAIAELIRRQRGGAAVVLGALSPRTRNAQVELYQNGDVDYLVATDAIGMGLNLDLDHVAFAQDHKFDGYQYRPLNPAELGQIAGRAGRHVRDGTFGVTGRVDPFGEETVERIEAHVFDPVRILQWRSKDMDFADLQALRRSLDRLPPTQGLTRALPAVDQQALDYLVNYPEIRDLATTPERVARLWDACALPDYRRIAPAQHADLIATLFADLVQLGSVNEDFMAEQVRRADRTDGEIDTLSARVSQIRTWSYVSHRPDWLADPTHWQEKTREIENRLSDALHERLTKRFVDRRTSVLMKRLRENAMLEAQISVDGDVYVEGHLVGQLAGFRFTPDSEAEGPDAKAVLGAAQKALSIEYEARAARLYAAGNSDFAIGSDATVRWVGEPIARLTSGDDMLRPRVVLLADDHLSGTARTHVAARIERFVQHHIATVLKPLDDLSRAEDIDGLGRGLAFQLVEALGVLFRRDVADDVKALDQDARAQLRRYGVRFGAYHIFMPALLKPAPAELITLLWALKNDGIDQPGYGELIPALAAGRTSVVTEPGYERTFYKLAGFRFLGKRAVRIDILERLADLIRPALNWKPGTGSRPEGAYDGRRFTTTPAMLSILGATVSDIEEILKGLGYRADEVSAEEAATYLARQEAPSEEQAAEAPSETTSDAETQPTATDDQETPASDEPASESASTETEASAPAAEAPAEPVAAAEAGEEEQPKPVLLWRPAGNRPETQRPQRQKQGRGRRPVGGTAEAGATPAGGEPPARDKQQHRRRDNHAPGGKGKEKRGGHPGNRKGKDAERPAPMAARPPRKERPIDPDSPFAKLAALKDKLGK; from the coding sequence ATGCCCGAAAAGAACCAGCCACCCGTCTTTTCCGGTCGGGGTGTGACGGCGGTCCTGGGACCGACCAACACCGGCAAGACGCATTACGCGATCGAGCGCATGATCGCGCATGGCAGTGGCGTCATCGGCCTGCCTTTGCGGTTGCTGGCGCGGGAAGTGTATGGCCGGATCGCTGCCCGGGTGGGTGAACAGCACGTTTCGCTGATCACCGGCGAGGAAAAGATCGTTCCGCCCAAGGCGCGCTACTCCGTCTGCACGGTGGAAGCCATGCCGAGCCGCACCAGCGCAGCCTTTGTCGCGATTGACGAAGTGCAACTCGCCGGCGATCTCGAGCGCGGCCATGTTTTCACCGACCGCATTCTGCATCTGCGCGGAACGGACGAAACGCTGCTGCTCGGCGCAAACACCGTGCGCGGCATTCTGGAAAAGCTGCTGCCCGGCCTGACAGTGGTGGAGCGCCCACGCCTGTCACAGTTGCAATATGCCGGCGCGCGAAAGATCACCCGCCTGCCGCGACGCTCCGCCGTCGTCGCCTTCTCCGCCGATGAAGTCTATGCGATTGCCGAACTCATCCGCCGGCAGCGCGGCGGCGCCGCCGTGGTGCTCGGCGCGCTCAGCCCGAGAACCCGCAATGCGCAGGTCGAGCTCTACCAGAACGGCGATGTCGATTATCTCGTGGCGACCGATGCCATCGGCATGGGCCTCAATCTCGATCTCGACCATGTGGCCTTTGCCCAGGACCACAAATTCGACGGCTATCAGTATCGACCCTTGAACCCTGCCGAACTCGGCCAGATCGCCGGTCGCGCGGGGCGCCATGTCCGCGACGGGACTTTTGGCGTCACGGGTCGGGTGGATCCGTTCGGCGAGGAAACCGTCGAGCGCATCGAAGCACATGTCTTCGATCCCGTTCGCATCCTGCAATGGCGCAGCAAGGACATGGATTTTGCCGATTTGCAGGCGCTCCGTCGCTCGCTCGATCGTCTGCCGCCCACCCAGGGCCTGACGCGCGCCCTGCCGGCGGTCGATCAACAGGCGCTTGATTATCTGGTGAATTATCCGGAAATTCGCGATCTTGCGACAACGCCCGAGCGCGTCGCCCGGCTGTGGGATGCCTGCGCCCTGCCCGATTATCGCCGGATTGCGCCCGCACAGCACGCCGACCTCATCGCGACGCTCTTTGCCGATCTGGTGCAGCTCGGCTCGGTCAACGAAGACTTCATGGCCGAGCAGGTCCGCCGCGCCGATCGCACCGATGGCGAAATAGACACGCTTTCCGCCCGTGTGTCGCAAATTCGGACATGGAGCTACGTATCCCACCGCCCGGATTGGCTTGCCGATCCGACACACTGGCAGGAAAAGACTCGAGAAATCGAGAATCGTCTGTCCGATGCTCTGCACGAAAGGTTGACGAAACGCTTCGTTGACCGCAGGACATCCGTTCTCATGAAGCGCCTGAGAGAAAATGCAATGCTCGAAGCTCAAATCAGTGTCGATGGCGACGTCTATGTCGAGGGCCATCTTGTCGGCCAGCTCGCCGGCTTTCGGTTTACCCCCGACAGCGAAGCCGAGGGGCCGGACGCCAAGGCCGTCCTGGGCGCCGCGCAAAAGGCACTTTCGATCGAATATGAAGCACGTGCTGCGCGTCTGTACGCCGCCGGCAACAGCGACTTCGCGATCGGCTCCGACGCGACCGTGCGCTGGGTCGGCGAGCCGATTGCCCGCTTGACCTCAGGCGACGACATGCTGCGTCCGCGCGTGGTGCTTCTGGCCGACGATCATCTGAGCGGCACGGCACGCACCCATGTGGCTGCACGCATTGAGCGCTTCGTTCAGCACCACATCGCAACCGTTCTCAAGCCGCTCGACGATCTGTCGCGCGCCGAGGACATCGACGGCCTCGGCCGCGGCCTCGCTTTCCAGCTGGTCGAGGCGCTCGGCGTGCTCTTCCGCCGCGATGTCGCCGACGACGTCAAGGCGCTCGATCAGGATGCCCGTGCCCAGTTGCGCCGCTATGGCGTGCGCTTCGGCGCCTACCACATCTTCATGCCGGCCCTCTTGAAGCCTGCGCCGGCGGAACTGATCACGCTGCTCTGGGCCCTCAAGAACGACGGCATCGACCAGCCAGGCTATGGCGAGCTCATCCCCGCCCTCGCTGCCGGCCGCACCTCCGTTGTCACAGAACCCGGCTACGAGCGCACATTCTACAAGCTCGCCGGCTTCCGCTTTCTCGGCAAGCGTGCCGTTCGCATCGATATCCTCGAGCGTCTGGCAGACCTGATCCGTCCGGCCCTCAACTGGAAGCCAGGAACGGGCAGTCGTCCGGAAGGCGCTTACGATGGTCGCCGCTTCACCACGACGCCCGCCATGCTGTCGATTCTCGGCGCAACGGTCAGCGATATCGAAGAAATCCTGAAAGGCCTCGGCTACCGCGCAGATGAAGTGAGCGCCGAAGAGGCCGCCACCTACCTGGCTCGGCAGGAAGCGCCGAGCGAAGAACAGGCCGCCGAGGCTCCTTCCGAAACGACTTCCGACGCCGAGACACAGCCTACCGCGACCGACGATCAGGAGACGCCGGCCAGCGACGAGCCAGCGTCCGAATCGGCATCCACGGAAACCGAAGCTTCCGCCCCTGCCGCAGAAGCGCCGGCGGAACCAGTTGCCGCGGCCGAAGCAGGCGAAGAAGAGCAGCCGAAGCCCGTGCTGCTCTGGCGACCGGCCGGCAACCGGCCGGAGACGCAGCGGCCGCAGCGCCAGAAGCAGGGTCGTGGACGTCGGCCTGTTGGAGGCACTGCCGAGGCCGGCGCCACGCCTGCAGGCGGCGAACCGCCGGCACGCGACAAGCAGCAGCATCGTCGCCGCGACAATCATGCGCCGGGCGGCAAGGGCAAGGAAAAGCGCGGCGGTCACCCTGGCAATCGCAAGGGCAAGGATGCGGAGCGTCCGGCCCCCATGGCGGCGCGGCCACCCCGCAAGGAACGTCCGATCGATCCGGATTCACCCTTCGCGAAGCTCGCAGCCCTCAAGGACAAGCTTGGGAAGTAG
- a CDS encoding glycosyltransferase family 4 protein, which yields MRAACRCAQCGGISELIDDNTGYLIDDPDALQGFVSALRAIGRDPAEARQRAGRLQKRVADVHSWAGYVRMLEAEPRQGGLLHVGGA from the coding sequence ATGCGGGCTGCCTGTCGTTGCGCCCAATGTGGGGGGATAAGCGAACTGATCGACGACAACACTGGTTACCTCATCGACGATCCCGATGCGCTGCAGGGCTTCGTTTCAGCGTTGCGCGCGATCGGCAGAGATCCGGCTGAAGCCCGGCAGCGTGCGGGGCGCCTGCAAAAGCGCGTCGCGGATGTGCATAGCTGGGCGGGCTATGTCCGCATGCTCGAAGCCGAGCCAAGACAGGGAGGGCTGTTGCATGTCGGTGGCGCCTGA